In uncultured Ilyobacter sp., a genomic segment contains:
- a CDS encoding CTP synthase, whose amino-acid sequence MKQTKYIFVTGGVVSSLGKGITAASLGRLLEERGYNVTIQKFDPYINVDPGTMNPYEHGEVFVTDDGGETDLDLGHYERFIDKSLTKYNSVTTGKIYQSVINKERRGEYLGKTVQVIPHITNEIKSRIEIVGKENNSDIVITEIGGTVGDIESTPFLEAIRQFRYDVGRENVIYLHCALLPFLKAAGELKTKPAQHSVKQLMTLGIRPDVLVCRTEHPTTEEIRKKLSLFCDIDPDAVIEAPDASTIYEVPLIMEANGLATVVCRKLGIEDKEVDLTKWEEMVDRIVNPKDDIRVAVVGKYVELKDAYISVNEAIEHAAYSMGLKAKIDYLQAEKIETTDLGAYSGILVPGGFGDRGIEGKIESIKFARENKIPFLGICLGMQSVVIEYARNVVGWETAHSSEFDKETKYPVIDILPDQKTIEDMGGTMRLGVYPCKLEEGSLARDLYDEELIYERHRHRYEFNNEFKDDIQNAGLIISGSSPDGRLAEIVEISREEHPFFIAGQFHPELKTRPNRPHPLFKGFVEAIYNRKKGL is encoded by the coding sequence ATGAAGCAAACAAAATATATTTTTGTAACAGGTGGAGTGGTATCATCACTTGGAAAAGGTATAACTGCAGCATCTTTAGGGAGACTTTTAGAAGAAAGAGGGTACAACGTAACTATACAAAAATTTGATCCATATATCAACGTAGATCCTGGAACTATGAACCCTTATGAACACGGAGAGGTTTTCGTAACTGATGATGGTGGAGAGACAGACCTAGATCTAGGACACTATGAAAGATTCATCGATAAAAGCCTTACAAAATATAACAGTGTGACTACTGGAAAAATATATCAATCAGTTATAAATAAAGAGAGAAGAGGGGAGTATCTAGGTAAGACGGTACAAGTCATTCCTCACATCACCAATGAAATAAAATCAAGAATAGAGATTGTAGGAAAAGAAAATAATTCTGATATCGTAATCACTGAGATAGGAGGTACAGTAGGGGACATAGAATCTACACCATTCTTAGAAGCTATCAGACAGTTCAGATATGATGTAGGAAGAGAAAATGTAATCTACCTTCACTGTGCACTTTTACCTTTCTTAAAAGCTGCAGGAGAGCTTAAAACAAAGCCGGCTCAGCATTCTGTTAAACAGTTAATGACTTTAGGAATAAGGCCTGATGTTTTGGTGTGTAGAACAGAACATCCTACAACTGAAGAGATAAGAAAAAAACTTTCTCTATTTTGTGACATAGACCCTGATGCAGTCATAGAGGCTCCAGATGCTTCTACTATATATGAGGTACCTCTTATAATGGAGGCTAACGGACTAGCGACTGTAGTCTGCAGAAAACTCGGGATAGAAGATAAAGAAGTGGACCTCACTAAGTGGGAAGAGATGGTAGATAGAATAGTAAACCCTAAAGATGATATAAGAGTAGCTGTTGTAGGTAAATATGTAGAACTTAAAGATGCGTATATATCTGTAAACGAGGCTATAGAGCATGCAGCCTACTCTATGGGACTTAAGGCCAAAATAGACTATCTGCAGGCTGAGAAGATAGAGACAACTGACCTTGGAGCCTACAGCGGAATACTTGTCCCTGGAGGATTTGGAGACAGAGGTATAGAGGGTAAGATAGAATCAATCAAATTTGCCAGAGAAAATAAGATTCCTTTTCTTGGAATATGCCTTGGGATGCAAAGTGTCGTAATAGAATATGCAAGAAATGTGGTGGGGTGGGAAACTGCTCACTCAAGTGAATTTGATAAAGAGACTAAATATCCTGTGATAGATATTCTTCCAGATCAGAAGACGATCGAAGATATGGGTGGAACCATGAGACTAGGAGTATACCCTTGTAAACTAGAAGAGGGATCCCTTGCAAGAGACCTTTATGATGAAGAGTTGATATACGAAAGACACAGACATAGATATGAGTTTAACAATGAGTTTAAGGACGATATTCAAAATGCAGGACTTATAATTTCTGGATCTTCTCCAGACGGAAGATTAGCAGAAATTGTTGAGATCTCTAGAGAAGAACACCCGTTCTTTATCGCAGGACAGTTCCATCCAGAGCTTAAGACAAGACCCAATAGACCTCATCCTCTATTTAAGGGATTTGTAGAGGCTATTTACAATAGAAAAAAAGGTTTATAG
- a CDS encoding NAD(P)H-dependent oxidoreductase subunit E — protein sequence MSCKNQLKEECFKQLDEFILNLDDKQGALITVLHKAQEIFGYLPKEIQSFVAERLDLPLAKVYGVVSFYSFFTMTPKGRYPISVCMGTACYVRGAGKVLEDFQKQLGIEVGETTSDGMFSIDALRCVGACGLAPVVLVGEDVFGKDEAKDVKTILDTYKAKG from the coding sequence ATGTCTTGTAAAAACCAACTTAAGGAAGAGTGCTTCAAACAGTTAGATGAGTTTATCTTGAATCTTGATGATAAACAAGGGGCATTAATCACAGTACTTCACAAGGCTCAGGAGATATTTGGATATCTACCTAAAGAGATTCAGTCATTTGTAGCAGAAAGATTGGATTTACCGCTAGCCAAAGTTTACGGAGTTGTCAGCTTTTATTCGTTTTTCACAATGACTCCAAAGGGGAGATACCCTATTTCAGTATGTATGGGAACTGCTTGCTATGTAAGAGGAGCAGGGAAAGTACTAGAGGATTTTCAAAAGCAATTGGGGATCGAAGTTGGAGAAACTACTTCTGACGGAATGTTTTCAATCGATGCACTAAGATGTGTAGGAGCATGTGGACTAGCGCCAGTTGTTCTTGTGGGAGAAGATGTTTTTGGTAAAGATGAAGCTAAAGACGTAAAAACAATACTAGATACTTATAAAGCCAAAGGGTAA
- a CDS encoding transposase — protein MNKDYLNIYANFLIASSKYAHSTDLQKITEDRYSKDKIYRFLSSGEFCEKNFWLTIKPILKSIQNNNACISVDDTIIEKPHTKENDVVSYCYDHTKSKCVKGVNLLSVTYKTSEASLPINYRVIRKNKISTDHDTNKTKKKSALTKNQHFRNMLKTIKGNKIKYRYVLADSWFSSNENFKYIHNDLDKCFVFAVRSNRLFKFTGEDDSQYRKLSSFDFLPETAYAIEFKGVSFPLYLSKQVFKNEDGKEAVLHLVTNDEYLSYDNMVKIYQKRWDIEVYHKSLKQNCSLGKSSVRTVKTILGHIFCSIYAYVLLEKLKLKKKQNQFKLSTTYYLMGLEKTFKSLSLDLKSA, from the coding sequence ATGAATAAAGACTACTTAAATATTTATGCTAATTTTTTAATTGCATCTTCAAAATATGCTCATTCTACAGATCTTCAAAAAATAACAGAAGATAGATACTCTAAGGACAAAATATACCGTTTTTTAAGTTCTGGTGAATTTTGTGAAAAAAACTTTTGGTTAACGATTAAACCTATCCTTAAAAGTATCCAGAATAATAACGCCTGTATATCTGTAGATGATACTATTATTGAAAAACCTCACACGAAAGAAAATGATGTTGTTTCCTATTGCTATGACCACACCAAATCTAAATGTGTTAAAGGTGTAAATTTACTTTCTGTTACCTACAAAACAAGCGAGGCTTCTCTACCAATCAATTACAGAGTTATCAGAAAGAATAAAATTTCAACTGACCATGACACCAATAAAACAAAAAAGAAGTCAGCTCTTACAAAAAATCAACATTTTAGAAATATGCTAAAGACTATTAAAGGCAATAAAATTAAGTATAGATACGTCCTAGCAGACTCTTGGTTCTCTTCCAATGAGAATTTTAAGTATATCCACAATGATTTAGATAAATGTTTTGTTTTCGCTGTAAGATCAAATAGACTTTTTAAATTTACAGGAGAAGACGACTCCCAATACAGAAAGTTATCATCTTTTGATTTTCTACCTGAAACAGCTTACGCGATAGAGTTTAAAGGGGTTTCTTTCCCATTATATTTATCGAAGCAGGTCTTCAAAAATGAAGATGGAAAAGAAGCTGTTTTACACCTTGTAACAAATGATGAATACTTAAGTTATGACAATATGGTTAAGATCTACCAAAAAAGGTGGGATATCGAAGTATATCATAAATCATTAAAACAAAACTGTTCCCTAGGAAAATCCTCAGTAAGAACAGTGAAGACAATACTAGGTCATATATTTTGTTCAATCTATGCTTATGTATTGTTAGAAAAACTAAAGTTAAAAAAGAAACAAAATCAATTTAAATTAAGCACTACATACTATTTAATGGGTTTAGAAAAGACATTTAAATCATTATCTCTTGATTTAAAATCCGCTTAA
- a CDS encoding class II fructose-bisphosphate aldolase, whose translation MKYNYKDLGLVNTREMFKAANEKGYAVPAFNFNNMEQGMAIVEACAEMGSPVILQCSSGARKYMGKEIVPMLAKGLVEHARAMGSDIPVALHLDHGSDLELIKDCIDYGFSSVMIDGSHYDFEKNIVISKEAADYAHKFDVTVEAELGVLAGVEDDVVADEHVFTQPEEVEEFVSRTGVDSLAIAIGTSHGAHKFKPGSDPKLKLDILAEIERKIPGFPIVLHGSSAVPAKYVDMIKEFGGELTDAIGIPDDQLRGATKSAVSKINVDTDGRLAFTAGIRKVFGTNPKEFDPRKYLGPAMKEMKEYYKSKIVDVFGSEGAYKKAAK comes from the coding sequence ATGAAATATAACTACAAAGATCTAGGTCTTGTAAACACAAGAGAGATGTTTAAAGCTGCAAACGAAAAGGGGTATGCAGTACCTGCATTTAACTTTAACAACATGGAACAAGGAATGGCTATAGTTGAAGCATGTGCTGAAATGGGTTCTCCTGTAATCCTACAATGTTCTTCTGGTGCAAGAAAATATATGGGAAAAGAGATAGTTCCAATGCTTGCAAAAGGATTAGTTGAGCATGCAAGAGCTATGGGTTCTGATATACCAGTAGCATTACATCTAGATCACGGATCTGACTTAGAGTTAATCAAGGACTGTATCGACTATGGATTCTCATCTGTTATGATAGATGGTTCCCACTATGATTTCGAAAAAAATATTGTAATATCTAAAGAAGCTGCAGACTATGCTCATAAATTTGACGTAACAGTAGAAGCTGAGCTTGGAGTTCTAGCTGGAGTAGAAGACGATGTAGTAGCAGACGAGCACGTGTTTACTCAGCCTGAAGAGGTAGAAGAATTTGTATCTAGAACTGGAGTAGACTCTCTTGCAATAGCAATTGGTACTTCTCACGGAGCACACAAGTTCAAGCCTGGAAGCGACCCTAAATTAAAGCTTGATATACTTGCTGAAATAGAAAGAAAGATCCCTGGATTCCCTATCGTACTTCATGGTTCTTCGGCAGTACCTGCAAAGTATGTAGATATGATAAAAGAATTCGGTGGAGAGCTTACAGATGCTATAGGTATCCCTGATGATCAGCTCAGAGGAGCTACAAAATCAGCTGTTTCTAAGATCAACGTTGACACAGACGGAAGACTTGCATTTACAGCTGGAATAAGAAAAGTATTTGGAACAAACCCTAAAGAGTTTGACCCAAGAAAATACTTAGGACCTGCAATGAAAGAAATGAAAGAGTACTATAAATCTAAAATAGTAGATGTATTCGGATCTGAAGGAGCTTATAAGAAAGCTGCTAAATAA
- a CDS encoding EFR1 family ferrodoxin (N-terminal region resembles flavodoxins. C-terminal ferrodoxin region binds two 4Fe-4S clusters.), with translation MKRGSIYYFSGTGNSYYTAKVLGEKLDLSVESIDMKNIPRGKQEYVGIVFPVYAFGPPNIVKKFIEKLEGLKGEYVFVVATYGGQCGPTVDITEKLLKKSKIQLNYAGKVKFPDNYILSFKVPEESKQMIMLEEASRKIKLISRELLKKSVKIEKEKFPFNLIPKKIHFWSSSRFRKMGKELKADSRCNQCGLCVKNCPVNNIKLIDKKVIFGVVCELCLRCVHTCPKEAINYKNKTQGKKRYLNPKVYMD, from the coding sequence ATGAAAAGAGGCTCTATATATTATTTTTCAGGTACAGGGAACAGTTACTATACTGCTAAAGTTTTAGGGGAGAAACTTGACCTATCTGTAGAGAGTATAGATATGAAAAATATTCCCAGAGGAAAACAGGAGTATGTGGGGATAGTGTTTCCTGTGTATGCATTTGGACCTCCTAATATTGTAAAGAAATTTATAGAAAAGTTAGAAGGCTTAAAGGGTGAGTACGTCTTTGTAGTCGCTACCTATGGAGGACAGTGTGGACCTACAGTTGATATAACAGAAAAACTTTTGAAAAAATCAAAAATTCAGCTAAACTATGCAGGAAAAGTTAAGTTTCCTGACAATTATATATTGAGTTTCAAGGTACCGGAAGAATCTAAACAGATGATAATGTTAGAAGAGGCCAGCAGAAAGATAAAATTAATCTCAAGAGAACTTTTGAAAAAGTCTGTCAAAATAGAGAAAGAAAAATTTCCATTTAACCTAATTCCTAAAAAAATACATTTTTGGTCGTCGAGCAGGTTTAGAAAAATGGGGAAAGAACTAAAGGCAGATTCAAGATGCAATCAATGTGGTTTGTGTGTAAAAAACTGTCCTGTAAACAATATTAAATTGATAGATAAAAAAGTAATCTTCGGAGTAGTATGTGAACTTTGTCTCAGATGTGTCCATACCTGCCCAAAAGAAGCTATAAATTATAAAAATAAAACTCAGGGAAAGAAACGTTATCTGAACCCTAAAGTTTATATGGATTAA
- a CDS encoding NADH-quinone oxidoreductase subunit NuoF: MSDKKHVLICGGTGCLSSKSRQIADNINAVLKEKGMEDQVEVVLTGCFGFCEKGPIVKIMPENTFYVEVKPEDAGRIVEEDLIKGEKIETLLYRDPKTGTRIHEGENMEFYKKQMRIALRNCGLINPENIEEYLGNRGYMALGKCLNDMNPQAVIDEMKLSGLRGRGGGGFPTGLKWQFAANNSADQKYVVCNADEGDPGAFMDRSILEGDPHSVIEAMAICGYSTGASKGLVYIRAEYPLAINRLKKAMDDAREYGLLGKNILGSGFDFDIEIKYGAGAFVCGEETALIHSMEGERGEPTSKPPFPAESGYWGKPTNVNNVETFANIPEIILNGGEWFKGIGTEKSSGTKVFALAGKINNVGLVEVPMGTTLREVIFEIGGGISNGKKFKAVQTGGPSGGCLTERDLDTPIDFDSLLAKGSMMGSGGMIVMDEDNCMVAVSKFYLEFTVEESCGKCTPCRIGNTRLYEILDKITKGNGTLEDLELLKELSETIKDTSLCGLGQTAPNPILSTLDQFWDEYVAHVVDKKCPAGACTDLLQYSINDKCIGCTACARVCPVNCIAGKVKEKHVIDQSVCIKCGACYSTCKFGAIDRG; this comes from the coding sequence ATGTCAGATAAAAAGCACGTCCTAATTTGTGGAGGTACAGGATGTCTTTCTTCCAAGAGTAGACAAATTGCGGATAATATCAACGCTGTCCTTAAAGAAAAAGGGATGGAGGATCAAGTAGAGGTAGTATTAACTGGATGTTTTGGTTTCTGTGAAAAGGGTCCAATTGTAAAGATAATGCCTGAAAATACATTCTATGTTGAGGTTAAGCCTGAGGATGCTGGAAGAATAGTAGAAGAGGATTTGATAAAGGGAGAGAAAATAGAAACTCTACTTTACAGAGATCCAAAAACTGGAACTAGAATTCACGAAGGTGAAAATATGGAATTTTATAAGAAGCAGATGAGAATAGCTCTCAGAAACTGTGGTCTTATTAATCCTGAAAATATAGAGGAATACCTAGGTAACAGAGGTTATATGGCACTAGGAAAATGTCTTAATGACATGAATCCTCAAGCAGTAATTGACGAGATGAAATTATCTGGTCTTAGAGGAAGAGGTGGGGGAGGATTCCCTACTGGTCTTAAGTGGCAGTTTGCTGCAAATAACAGTGCAGATCAAAAATATGTTGTATGTAATGCCGACGAGGGAGATCCCGGAGCATTCATGGACAGATCAATACTCGAAGGAGACCCTCATTCTGTTATAGAGGCTATGGCTATCTGTGGATATTCTACAGGTGCAAGCAAAGGTCTAGTATATATCAGAGCAGAGTACCCTCTAGCAATCAACAGACTAAAGAAAGCTATGGATGATGCAAGAGAATACGGACTACTAGGAAAAAATATTCTTGGATCAGGTTTTGATTTCGATATAGAGATCAAATATGGTGCGGGAGCATTTGTATGTGGAGAAGAAACTGCTCTTATCCACTCTATGGAGGGAGAAAGAGGAGAACCTACATCGAAACCTCCTTTCCCAGCTGAATCTGGATACTGGGGAAAACCAACAAACGTTAACAACGTTGAAACTTTTGCCAATATTCCTGAAATTATATTAAATGGTGGGGAATGGTTTAAAGGTATCGGAACTGAAAAATCTTCAGGAACAAAAGTATTTGCTCTTGCTGGTAAAATAAACAATGTAGGACTTGTAGAAGTACCTATGGGAACTACTTTGAGAGAAGTTATTTTCGAAATTGGTGGTGGAATCTCGAACGGAAAGAAATTTAAAGCTGTTCAAACAGGAGGGCCTTCTGGTGGATGTCTTACTGAAAGAGACCTAGATACTCCGATTGATTTTGACTCTCTTTTAGCAAAAGGATCTATGATGGGATCTGGTGGAATGATCGTAATGGATGAAGATAACTGTATGGTTGCAGTATCTAAATTCTACCTTGAATTTACAGTGGAAGAGTCTTGCGGAAAGTGTACTCCATGTAGAATAGGTAATACAAGATTGTATGAAATTCTTGATAAGATTACAAAAGGTAATGGAACACTTGAAGACCTTGAATTGCTAAAAGAACTTTCTGAGACTATCAAAGATACATCTCTTTGTGGACTTGGACAGACGGCTCCAAACCCAATACTATCAACACTTGATCAGTTCTGGGATGAATATGTAGCACACGTTGTAGATAAAAAATGTCCTGCTGGTGCTTGTACAGATCTTTTACAATACTCAATTAACGATAAGTGTATCGGATGTACGGCATGTGCTAGAGTATGTCCAGTAAACTGTATAGCTGGTAAGGTAAAAGAAAAGCATGTAATCGACCAAAGTGTATGTATAAAATGTGGAGCTTGCTATTCTACATGTAAATTTGGAGCTATTGATAGAGGATAA